The proteins below come from a single Gimesia alba genomic window:
- a CDS encoding ankyrin repeat domain-containing protein, translated as MLRKSIGLVAVVLSLSFSISSCDLLIAQETDSTSAETVPGEELPDLEERLRAVEGMEKKAGDEKLSLHELVKQRKYAELLGRIRAGEDPNSVDEKGQTPLHVAVSNYHLTIAMILIENGADINIKDQQNQSPIDLVNQGNDKEDAQRLVSLMQKRAALVKAGKHKVARPQKTRPVSVWLEPLKKHHAQLKKIDERFKALGALQNPPPKEDVKKQGELLVNATQSACAFLDQYTNTNRGPRRGLQEERQLVQEMRSMVERSTIMLKQLSQLQLPQDEDPNYEKRTAPFLQAAATDYLKQAVANRLEREGLGEFLKEEHVGRMQEKTVKRLELDLQGYFDKQLQQRIGIRLNDLKSLKAAARAKVRFHVRQEVAKLVVDISSNRMVIRLAQQIVLVLLEEQLWPMIRESLRPKGNLEERTHASVDTLMESCEELVALSNTDPAKVDLRKARRVFARAEGRLNAMRYLLKDAKRAKRKDLLDELEIGRNLLTLRYNLVAYQFMLTQDNEVVEQVTDENTIMKGLLEIVRYLVGHISESQLVLQGSSRTETSSTFGFSPTVLEFDQERYQSDKLGTPGVVIDRKRYYKVWEKEYVVRNQIKGRTIYTYRFWRPARGGQMMPRLGNHAWLCGMTPGKHVVQARVVTLDGEVYDFEYELNVDPVSQRNQDSLKRAYDKVKSGRSRFQRANTTQKKAQAARYYSSALTSFMYSYMRNGGEKSCQVDKYLAECNTVADWLLKAEEDRGRTLEAHYIKVMGAMCEICRQQGTAESFEKAKQYTAQAENVQARPGLKVERALSTCYGALKDMSVSIFNDIPQGRQYHEKYIQAQLKAGINLIGIDWVRSEFPKQIKVPEKTKEVTTKE; from the coding sequence GTGTTACGAAAGTCTATTGGTCTTGTCGCTGTTGTTCTTTCTCTCTCCTTTTCCATTTCGTCATGTGATCTGCTGATTGCGCAAGAGACGGATTCAACTTCTGCTGAGACAGTTCCGGGGGAGGAGCTACCTGATCTGGAAGAACGGCTACGTGCTGTGGAAGGTATGGAAAAAAAGGCTGGCGATGAAAAATTGAGTCTGCATGAACTGGTCAAACAACGCAAGTATGCAGAGCTGCTGGGACGGATCAGAGCGGGTGAGGATCCCAATTCGGTGGATGAGAAGGGGCAGACACCACTGCACGTTGCTGTCTCTAATTATCATCTTACGATCGCAATGATCCTGATTGAAAATGGCGCCGACATCAATATCAAGGATCAGCAGAACCAGTCACCCATAGATCTGGTCAATCAGGGAAACGACAAAGAGGATGCGCAGAGGCTGGTTTCGTTAATGCAAAAACGGGCTGCACTGGTCAAGGCAGGCAAACATAAAGTCGCACGGCCTCAGAAAACCCGCCCTGTTTCGGTCTGGCTGGAGCCGTTGAAAAAACATCATGCTCAACTTAAGAAAATCGATGAACGATTCAAGGCTCTGGGAGCCTTACAGAATCCGCCTCCGAAAGAGGATGTGAAAAAACAGGGGGAATTGTTGGTTAATGCCACGCAGTCAGCCTGTGCGTTTCTGGATCAATACACCAATACAAACCGGGGACCGCGGCGGGGTTTGCAGGAAGAGCGGCAACTGGTGCAGGAGATGCGGTCGATGGTGGAGCGCTCAACGATTATGCTCAAGCAGTTATCACAGTTGCAGTTACCCCAGGATGAAGATCCCAATTACGAAAAGCGAACGGCTCCATTTTTACAGGCGGCCGCAACGGATTACCTGAAACAGGCCGTAGCGAACCGACTGGAGCGAGAAGGATTAGGGGAGTTTCTTAAGGAAGAACATGTCGGACGGATGCAGGAGAAAACGGTCAAGCGGCTGGAACTGGACCTGCAGGGGTATTTCGACAAACAGCTGCAGCAACGGATTGGAATCCGGTTGAATGATTTGAAGTCTCTGAAAGCGGCAGCCCGGGCCAAAGTACGGTTTCATGTCAGGCAGGAAGTCGCCAAGTTGGTGGTAGATATTTCCAGTAATCGGATGGTGATTCGTTTGGCCCAGCAGATTGTGCTGGTTTTACTGGAAGAGCAACTCTGGCCGATGATCCGCGAATCCTTGCGTCCGAAAGGGAACCTGGAAGAGCGGACCCATGCCTCGGTAGACACGTTAATGGAGTCCTGCGAAGAATTAGTAGCGCTGAGTAATACCGACCCCGCAAAAGTCGATTTGCGCAAGGCGCGTCGGGTCTTCGCTCGTGCGGAGGGGCGATTGAATGCGATGCGATATCTTCTGAAAGATGCCAAGAGAGCCAAACGCAAGGATTTACTGGACGAACTGGAAATCGGACGAAATCTGTTGACACTGCGATACAACCTTGTTGCCTATCAATTCATGTTGACGCAAGATAACGAAGTTGTGGAGCAGGTCACAGACGAGAATACGATTATGAAAGGTCTACTGGAGATAGTCCGTTATCTCGTGGGGCATATTTCAGAATCTCAACTGGTGCTGCAGGGATCGAGTCGTACTGAGACTTCCTCTACATTCGGATTCAGTCCTACGGTGCTGGAGTTTGACCAGGAACGTTACCAGAGTGACAAACTCGGCACTCCCGGCGTCGTCATTGATCGTAAGCGGTATTATAAGGTCTGGGAAAAAGAATATGTGGTGCGGAACCAGATCAAAGGACGCACCATTTACACCTACCGGTTCTGGAGGCCCGCACGCGGCGGACAAATGATGCCGCGCCTTGGGAATCATGCCTGGTTATGTGGTATGACGCCTGGCAAACATGTCGTTCAGGCACGCGTGGTAACCCTGGACGGGGAAGTCTATGACTTTGAATATGAACTAAATGTCGATCCAGTCTCGCAACGAAATCAAGATAGTCTGAAGCGAGCTTATGATAAAGTAAAATCGGGGCGAAGCCGTTTTCAACGCGCGAATACCACACAGAAAAAGGCACAGGCAGCCCGGTACTATAGCAGTGCTTTGACTTCATTTATGTATTCGTACATGCGGAATGGTGGTGAGAAGAGTTGCCAGGTCGACAAGTATCTGGCCGAGTGCAACACTGTCGCCGACTGGCTGCTGAAAGCCGAAGAGGATCGGGGGCGAACGTTAGAGGCCCATTATATCAAAGTCATGGGGGCGATGTGTGAAATCTGCAGGCAGCAGGGGACGGCAGAGTCCTTTGAAAAAGCCAAACAGTATACGGCTCAGGCAGAAAATGTGCAGGCACGCCCCGGTCTAAAAGTCGAGCGGGCGCTGTCCACCTGTTATGGTGCGCTCAAAGATATGTCGGTGTCGATTTTTAACGACATTCCGCAGGGACGCCAGTACCATGAAAAATACATTCAGGCTCAATTGAAAGCCGGGATCAATCTGATTGGGATTGATTGGGTCCGCAGTGAGTTTCCGAAGCAGATTAAAGTGCCTGAGAAAACAAAGGAAGTCACTACGAAAGAGTGA
- a CDS encoding S1/P1 nuclease: protein MKHFALRIIPLTVGLILFSQCFTHAWNYAGHRIIASIAYDQLDPSTQTAMLELLKQHPRFEQDFQSRMPDVIKNASPEIQNRWIFMRAATWPDLARSFNDANREKYHHGTWHYINQPIYLDSASEQVLSRALTANVATSIKEGDDPLLFNILQALEYCVKKMKDPAVSKADKAVYLCWIMHLTGDSHQPLHSSALFSKKTFPEGDRGGNSIRIGKSNLHSQWDGLLGNSFKYSDIVGHAVGIARNPAMKQLGEKATQQMNFSAWINESHELAREKAYCPEILEAARKSEAADGKFQKLSALPPSYYQQAGTIAAKRAAQSGWRLAELIKNVQ from the coding sequence GTGAAGCATTTCGCTCTGCGCATTATTCCCCTGACCGTTGGTCTTATTCTTTTTTCACAATGTTTTACGCACGCCTGGAACTATGCCGGGCATCGCATCATTGCCTCCATCGCCTATGATCAACTCGATCCATCAACGCAGACAGCGATGCTTGAATTGCTGAAACAACATCCTCGATTCGAACAGGACTTCCAATCGCGGATGCCTGATGTCATCAAAAACGCAAGTCCCGAAATCCAGAATCGCTGGATCTTTATGCGCGCCGCAACCTGGCCGGATCTTGCCCGCAGTTTTAACGATGCTAACCGCGAAAAATACCACCACGGCACCTGGCACTACATCAACCAGCCCATCTATCTTGACTCTGCATCAGAACAAGTTTTAAGCCGCGCACTAACCGCAAATGTCGCGACATCAATCAAAGAGGGCGACGATCCGCTACTGTTCAACATCCTGCAGGCACTGGAATATTGTGTCAAAAAAATGAAAGACCCCGCCGTCAGCAAAGCGGACAAAGCCGTCTACCTCTGCTGGATCATGCACCTGACCGGCGACAGTCATCAGCCTTTGCATTCCTCGGCTCTGTTCTCCAAAAAAACCTTCCCGGAAGGCGATCGAGGCGGCAACAGCATCCGCATTGGCAAATCCAACCTGCATTCCCAATGGGACGGCTTACTGGGGAACAGCTTCAAATATTCCGACATCGTCGGCCACGCAGTCGGCATCGCCCGCAATCCGGCCATGAAACAACTTGGCGAGAAAGCGACACAGCAAATGAACTTCTCCGCCTGGATCAACGAAAGCCATGAATTGGCCCGCGAGAAAGCCTACTGTCCTGAGATCCTGGAAGCGGCCCGCAAGAGTGAAGCTGCCGACGGTAAATTCCAAAAGCTCTCCGCACTCCCCCCAAGCTACTACCAGCAGGCCGGCACCATCGCCGCCAAACGAGCCGCCCAGTCAGGCTGGCGACTGGCAGAACTGATCAAGAATGTACAATGA
- a CDS encoding alpha/beta fold hydrolase produces the protein MFCVCLAMVAGTTCSYAEEQKKLSVDLGPASFVLDKVFFKEIDPERDKAEPRKPGERRRPPLWSIPKEVAPGGNGTSYTARFARKLWPRRVKKTQAQKKTVQVEVHYEFPARLDFSHLVKPLNQGSSTPLVAALLKNKARFASRFKIIGEYKNPISRTSPLQTTHRISLGYAWSPRDLRLDDPNLRHRDPIIPFFQTGKQETYQDISSAGQLEWFKQLGISLGEGGQGINPVTYRTTHTYVQKTEGKPGGEDGFTHVLNVPASSGLINATQIPRRRDSPYFLDISLHISDNLGDEGGAIPGMLINTYDLTLRYRLAESPAEAVELTLLDANTALTHEASDLQLPLQIEKVDELEAEQRNEQRQNRIHKQKETLVKWDLKRKGAVADGVSLMLLRAEAKKPGKVVFQIPGEYAGRLDQLDGSQFRLQETNSGSAGDLSRVEVETVEFEGKHYAFALYAPPADFSKISAGKKSYSTIQIGERTTRMEFRSIPVEVSMQEINASTTSQPTKKEFPLILARPPVVLVHGTYDNPKNCWQTKTSRGPALLQRLTNRGLAVYTVDFESTNGRKGSGPSRFEDNKRVVWSKEHGGIEQALEDFRGASLNLAATQADVVGHSLGGVLPRVYASPEYNASYKRPANFNKGDIHRLITIASTHHGSDMPRVFHALRAIKIGEEGFFDYIASRGLFGFADWKTGLDTGAALDQIPTSKALQKIGPTSVPAHAIGLVSTAGDMYDFEAKYRNEAIAVCEVFYQHPKMLAKVFNQVEQKEDAERLLDFLKTLDYRRNKGFLGGNLNDEQVLMLLFRAAVFGNTQNDCTVRLQSQLGGLRQRYTSTVCNVLHGFAPRYPAVQSRVIELLTGPAELFDPKGFPAAGQPLTNVSPGEAGSKPWDWSNVSRGEAIARSNIVPEQAASFSEVARDTGLIIVVRPVNQHATARIAEGAATKNMRIKGKSADWGPQKGFIPTQQRLSKLGRQTAVTKEEIAKFNRLVQSCIKAGDATEKVLDYDDAPYAGKRLIAVKPSGADGRERVVVDIGNGRYYDPDEDQELVANQYVITENEIKVLADQNHRPLTADYDLLAIGTPRGPPTERGPPPRKPIYKEGQTKRFDKERYGAVYPWQIELIKEINFTVDHVGGDVVHHGPENQYDGSPGVDYPNTAFEPNGLVIHIPLAPGPNPDRYLQQYFREKFVQGFNLEPNDGWGWKPFDRMDQSCDYTASPVELKPQPEIVEATPQPQTPSTAAPEMKAPAEEMKSFFFRNVEAGTTTVDQLLQDEKWGEPVRRSPMSDGSELLEFRVRGYKRVNVVVRGDRVQTIDVTLPDGVTPESVAQIFKLGEPREGALSVVAKIGTTVSADWKAQRYSAGRVVLFIDESGAKPVAQLMRVYALNVIPMQTDEASLVKRSLQGQNAESRQITKAVLNLLATKHLQPQELNQEIAQRWLQNYVKALDPLKLFFFQSDIDEFQKQSEQIIEGAAEGNIDFAYDVFYRYLERRAQNLKIVREYLSAEHDFTLDEEILNLKKVPYPDNELEAREIWRKRVKLELLKRKAKGYGPVESLERVKRHYECQFQLPEKIDDLQLLEWSLSALAKSYNANSTYYSARSIGRFQDNLRRQIVGIGAQLQIVDGDTEVVSLPEGGAAARSGALKTGDRIIAVAEGEGEFESVSGLRLTEIVDKIRGKQGTVVRLKVISSQKNQPTVIELTRDQVQFARIRSTILNEQYVSEKRKTRIGFVSVPAFYSDSRGPSGRSSSKDLEKILKAYEADGVEALVLDLRNNSGGMLAESFRFTSLFIGQRPLVQTKDQSGKVQTLNGVKVNYRWNKPLVVLTNKFSSGGAEIFIAAIQDYRRGLILGDSTTYGSASIQNSFDIGRELFKQDKPPQLGILQMTTRVFYRPTGDVIHLQGVVPDIQIPSYSEFGKTFREAMSDTLHVDPLPTKTVPHDGYVNPELVRTLSRSFEDRSEDLMVFQDYLDQLTEYKRQSNRATTPLNEEQYLAEYTQRITPKYSSWNDKNQIERDAYFNEVMAIALEYTRKLEWVDDYQKGKDAFARKQFETVVTHLSAALDANPDLTDAYKGRANAYAALKQWKQALADYQHVKGAGLEAVATRASEIRSKSETIADIARGERLLVLDEQGKWLWVEQTSKQKKQGWILKEDLRSIYEPSKTTKQTPAPPPAPVPQ, from the coding sequence ATGTTTTGTGTTTGTCTGGCGATGGTTGCCGGAACAACGTGCAGCTACGCAGAAGAGCAGAAAAAACTGTCAGTAGATCTGGGGCCGGCCAGTTTTGTTCTAGATAAAGTCTTCTTTAAGGAGATTGATCCTGAACGGGACAAGGCAGAACCTAGAAAGCCAGGTGAACGTCGACGGCCTCCGCTCTGGTCTATTCCGAAAGAAGTCGCGCCGGGCGGAAATGGTACCTCTTATACAGCCAGATTCGCACGTAAACTGTGGCCGCGGCGGGTGAAGAAGACGCAAGCACAAAAGAAAACGGTCCAGGTCGAAGTGCATTATGAGTTTCCGGCCAGACTGGATTTTTCTCATCTGGTCAAACCGCTGAATCAAGGCTCAAGCACCCCATTGGTTGCCGCTTTGCTGAAGAACAAGGCCCGATTTGCGAGTCGCTTTAAAATTATCGGTGAGTATAAAAATCCGATCAGTCGGACTTCTCCTCTACAAACAACACATCGGATCAGCCTGGGATATGCCTGGTCGCCTCGCGATTTGCGTCTCGATGATCCGAATCTGCGACACCGCGATCCGATCATTCCTTTTTTCCAAACCGGGAAACAGGAAACGTATCAGGATATTTCCAGTGCGGGGCAGTTAGAATGGTTTAAGCAGCTTGGAATTAGTCTGGGTGAAGGTGGACAAGGGATAAACCCAGTGACATATCGGACCACGCACACTTATGTTCAGAAAACAGAGGGGAAACCGGGGGGAGAAGACGGTTTTACGCATGTGTTGAATGTTCCAGCTTCGAGTGGATTGATCAATGCGACGCAGATACCCCGACGGCGCGATTCCCCCTATTTCCTGGACATCTCGTTGCATATTTCCGATAACCTGGGGGATGAAGGTGGCGCGATTCCAGGGATGTTGATCAATACATACGATCTGACGCTCCGATACCGCCTGGCAGAATCCCCGGCCGAAGCAGTTGAACTGACCCTTCTCGATGCGAATACGGCACTGACTCACGAAGCATCTGATCTGCAGCTGCCATTGCAGATTGAGAAAGTCGATGAGCTGGAAGCCGAACAGCGAAACGAGCAACGCCAGAATCGGATCCATAAGCAGAAAGAAACCCTGGTCAAATGGGATCTCAAACGGAAAGGAGCCGTCGCCGATGGAGTGAGTCTGATGTTATTACGTGCCGAGGCGAAAAAACCGGGCAAAGTAGTGTTTCAGATTCCTGGAGAGTATGCGGGCCGATTGGACCAACTGGACGGTTCACAATTTCGTTTGCAGGAAACAAATTCGGGCAGTGCTGGCGACTTGAGCCGCGTGGAAGTCGAGACCGTCGAATTCGAAGGGAAGCATTATGCCTTTGCATTATATGCTCCCCCTGCAGATTTCTCGAAAATCTCAGCTGGGAAAAAGTCCTATTCCACCATTCAAATCGGCGAGCGGACGACACGGATGGAGTTCCGGTCGATTCCGGTTGAGGTTTCGATGCAGGAGATTAACGCAAGTACAACATCACAGCCAACGAAAAAAGAATTTCCGCTGATATTGGCGCGTCCCCCCGTGGTGCTGGTGCATGGCACGTATGATAATCCAAAAAATTGCTGGCAGACGAAGACCTCGCGCGGTCCTGCTTTGTTGCAGCGTCTTACCAACCGGGGTCTTGCGGTTTATACGGTTGATTTTGAATCGACCAATGGTCGAAAAGGGAGCGGTCCCAGCCGATTTGAAGATAATAAACGAGTGGTCTGGAGCAAAGAGCATGGCGGCATTGAACAGGCGCTGGAAGATTTTCGCGGCGCCTCGTTGAATCTGGCGGCGACCCAGGCCGATGTGGTGGGGCATAGTCTGGGGGGAGTGCTGCCTCGGGTGTATGCCTCTCCCGAATATAATGCCAGCTATAAACGCCCCGCCAATTTTAACAAGGGCGATATTCACCGGCTGATTACGATTGCTTCGACGCACCATGGTTCGGATATGCCGCGCGTGTTTCATGCGCTGCGTGCGATCAAAATCGGTGAAGAAGGCTTCTTTGATTATATCGCCTCACGTGGGCTGTTTGGATTTGCAGACTGGAAAACCGGACTCGATACCGGTGCGGCCCTCGATCAGATTCCGACCTCGAAAGCACTGCAAAAAATCGGCCCGACTTCGGTTCCTGCTCATGCGATCGGCCTGGTTTCCACTGCCGGCGACATGTATGACTTTGAAGCGAAATATCGAAATGAAGCCATCGCCGTTTGTGAAGTGTTTTATCAGCACCCGAAGATGCTGGCCAAGGTTTTCAATCAAGTCGAACAAAAAGAGGATGCAGAGCGACTACTGGATTTCCTGAAAACGCTCGATTACCGTCGCAACAAGGGTTTTCTGGGAGGGAACCTCAACGACGAGCAGGTCTTGATGCTGTTGTTCCGGGCAGCGGTGTTTGGAAATACCCAAAACGATTGTACGGTGCGACTGCAGAGTCAACTGGGGGGCTTAAGACAACGGTATACCTCAACCGTCTGTAATGTATTACATGGTTTTGCACCGCGCTATCCTGCGGTCCAAAGCAGGGTGATTGAGTTACTGACGGGACCTGCAGAGCTATTCGATCCCAAGGGCTTTCCGGCCGCGGGACAACCGCTGACGAACGTGTCACCGGGTGAAGCGGGCTCGAAACCCTGGGACTGGTCGAACGTGAGCCGCGGCGAGGCGATTGCACGTTCGAACATTGTCCCCGAACAGGCCGCAAGTTTTTCAGAGGTCGCCCGGGACACGGGGTTGATTATCGTGGTACGTCCCGTCAATCAACATGCAACAGCGCGGATTGCCGAAGGCGCGGCCACAAAGAATATGCGCATCAAAGGGAAAAGTGCCGACTGGGGACCGCAGAAAGGGTTTATACCTACCCAGCAGCGATTGAGCAAACTGGGACGACAGACCGCAGTCACCAAAGAGGAAATCGCGAAGTTTAACAGGCTGGTCCAAAGTTGTATTAAAGCCGGCGATGCAACCGAAAAAGTGTTGGATTACGACGATGCTCCCTATGCCGGCAAGCGGTTGATTGCCGTTAAACCAAGTGGCGCTGATGGACGGGAGCGGGTGGTGGTCGATATTGGTAACGGCCGCTATTATGATCCGGATGAAGATCAGGAATTAGTGGCTAATCAGTATGTGATCACGGAAAATGAAATCAAGGTTCTGGCCGATCAGAATCACCGACCATTGACAGCCGACTATGATCTGCTGGCGATTGGAACGCCCCGTGGTCCTCCAACAGAACGAGGACCACCTCCCCGCAAGCCGATTTATAAAGAAGGACAAACGAAACGATTTGACAAAGAAAGATATGGTGCCGTCTATCCCTGGCAGATTGAACTCATTAAAGAAATTAATTTTACAGTTGATCACGTAGGTGGGGATGTGGTCCATCACGGTCCGGAGAATCAGTACGATGGTTCGCCGGGCGTTGATTATCCCAACACTGCTTTTGAGCCGAATGGCCTGGTCATACACATCCCTCTGGCACCAGGGCCCAATCCTGATCGGTATCTTCAGCAATACTTTCGCGAAAAATTTGTACAAGGTTTTAATCTGGAGCCCAATGACGGTTGGGGCTGGAAACCCTTTGATCGGATGGATCAGTCCTGTGATTACACGGCCTCGCCCGTGGAACTCAAACCGCAGCCTGAGATTGTTGAGGCGACTCCCCAGCCTCAGACTCCCTCTACGGCAGCACCTGAAATGAAAGCGCCTGCCGAGGAAATGAAGTCGTTCTTTTTCCGAAATGTGGAAGCAGGCACAACAACGGTGGATCAACTGTTACAGGATGAAAAATGGGGCGAGCCGGTGAGACGCTCTCCGATGAGTGACGGCTCCGAACTGCTCGAATTTCGGGTGCGTGGCTATAAACGGGTGAATGTGGTGGTGCGCGGCGATCGTGTTCAGACAATCGATGTCACATTACCGGACGGCGTCACTCCCGAGAGCGTTGCCCAGATCTTCAAACTGGGAGAACCACGCGAGGGGGCACTGTCTGTTGTTGCAAAAATAGGAACGACCGTCTCAGCAGACTGGAAGGCACAGCGTTATAGTGCGGGGCGAGTTGTGTTGTTTATTGATGAATCGGGGGCGAAGCCGGTCGCACAATTAATGCGCGTCTATGCTTTGAACGTGATTCCAATGCAAACCGATGAGGCATCGTTGGTGAAACGGAGTCTACAGGGACAGAATGCGGAGAGTCGCCAGATTACGAAAGCGGTTCTGAATCTGCTGGCCACAAAGCATCTCCAGCCACAGGAACTGAATCAGGAAATCGCGCAGCGCTGGTTGCAGAACTATGTTAAAGCGCTCGATCCATTGAAGTTGTTCTTTTTTCAGTCAGATATCGATGAGTTTCAGAAACAGTCCGAACAGATTATAGAAGGTGCCGCTGAGGGGAACATCGATTTTGCTTACGACGTCTTCTATCGCTACCTCGAACGGCGTGCTCAGAATCTGAAGATCGTTCGAGAGTACCTGTCTGCAGAGCACGATTTCACACTCGATGAAGAAATTCTCAACCTGAAAAAAGTGCCTTACCCTGATAATGAACTGGAAGCTCGAGAAATCTGGCGTAAACGAGTGAAACTGGAATTACTTAAACGGAAGGCAAAGGGCTATGGTCCTGTGGAATCTCTGGAACGAGTGAAGCGACACTATGAATGTCAGTTTCAACTTCCGGAAAAAATTGACGATCTGCAGTTGCTGGAGTGGTCTCTTTCCGCGCTGGCGAAATCGTACAATGCCAATAGTACGTACTACTCTGCCCGATCGATCGGACGATTTCAGGACAATCTGCGCCGGCAGATTGTCGGAATCGGGGCGCAGCTTCAGATTGTGGATGGTGATACCGAAGTCGTTTCTCTTCCGGAAGGGGGAGCGGCAGCCCGGAGTGGGGCATTGAAAACCGGTGATCGGATAATCGCTGTGGCTGAAGGAGAAGGGGAATTCGAATCTGTTAGCGGATTAAGGCTGACGGAAATCGTAGATAAGATCCGCGGTAAACAGGGGACCGTTGTTCGTTTAAAAGTCATTTCGAGCCAGAAGAATCAGCCGACGGTAATCGAACTAACGAGAGATCAAGTTCAATTCGCAAGAATCCGCAGTACGATTTTGAATGAGCAATACGTGAGTGAGAAACGGAAAACACGCATCGGCTTTGTTTCGGTGCCCGCTTTTTATTCTGACAGCCGAGGTCCTTCAGGGAGAAGTAGTTCGAAAGATCTGGAAAAAATTCTGAAAGCATACGAAGCTGATGGCGTTGAGGCTCTGGTCCTTGATCTGAGAAATAATTCCGGGGGGATGCTGGCGGAGTCGTTCCGGTTTACAAGTTTATTCATCGGTCAGCGACCTCTGGTACAGACGAAAGATCAATCAGGGAAAGTTCAGACATTGAATGGAGTGAAAGTGAATTACCGCTGGAATAAGCCGCTGGTGGTACTGACGAATAAGTTTAGTTCGGGGGGCGCGGAGATCTTTATTGCTGCGATCCAGGATTATCGGCGTGGTCTGATTCTGGGAGACAGTACAACATACGGCAGTGCTTCGATTCAGAACAGCTTTGATATTGGTCGCGAATTGTTCAAACAGGACAAGCCTCCCCAGTTGGGGATACTGCAAATGACCACGCGGGTTTTTTATCGGCCTACCGGAGACGTGATTCATCTGCAGGGGGTGGTTCCCGATATCCAGATTCCTTCGTATTCGGAGTTTGGCAAAACGTTTCGGGAAGCGATGTCGGACACGCTGCATGTCGATCCGCTGCCTACGAAAACGGTTCCCCACGATGGCTATGTGAACCCGGAACTTGTGCGAACTTTGAGTCGTTCTTTTGAGGACCGCAGTGAAGATCTCATGGTGTTTCAGGATTATCTCGATCAACTGACCGAGTATAAGCGGCAGAGCAATCGCGCGACGACACCACTCAACGAGGAACAGTATCTGGCAGAGTATACGCAGCGAATTACGCCGAAATACTCATCCTGGAATGATAAAAACCAGATTGAACGCGATGCGTATTTCAACGAAGTCATGGCGATCGCATTGGAGTACACGCGGAAACTTGAATGGGTTGACGACTATCAAAAAGGAAAAGATGCTTTTGCGCGAAAACAATTTGAAACTGTCGTGACACATCTCAGTGCCGCCCTTGATGCAAACCCTGATCTGACAGATGCCTATAAGGGGCGGGCGAATGCCTATGCTGCGTTAAAACAGTGGAAGCAGGCGCTCGCGGACTACCAACATGTGAAAGGCGCTGGTCTGGAGGCGGTTGCGACCCGCGCTTCAGAAATCAGATCCAAATCCGAAACGATTGCTGACATCGCCAGGGGGGAACGACTGCTGGTTCTGGATGAGCAAGGCAAGTGGCTCTGGGTGGAACAGACGTCAAAGCAGAAAAAACAAGGCTGGATTCTGAAAGAGGATCTGCGATCCATTTATGAACCGAGTAAAACCACGAAACAGACACCGGCGCCTCCTCCCGCACCGGTTCCACAGTAA